The Streptomyces sp. NBC_00569 genomic sequence GGGCGTCATGGTGACCAAAGCCCCCGAGGCCTCCCCCCAGGACACCGCCGACCGACGGGAGACGCCGCTCGAAGCTGAGCTGCGCCGCCTCGCCGGCTCCGTGCCCGACCCCGAACTGCCCGTACTCACCCTGGAAGAGCTGGGAGTGCTCCGCGCCGTCCACTGCCTCAACCCCGGCAGCGTCGAGGTGGAGCTGACCCCCACCTACACGGGCTGCCCGGCCGTCGAGGCCATGTCCACGGACATCGAGCGCGTCCTGCACGAGCGCGGAATACCGGACGTCACCGTCCGGCGGGTGCTCGCACCGGCCTGGACCAC encodes the following:
- the paaD gene encoding 1,2-phenylacetyl-CoA epoxidase subunit PaaD, which gives rise to MVTKAPEASPQDTADRRETPLEAELRRLAGSVPDPELPVLTLEELGVLRAVHCLNPGSVEVELTPTYTGCPAVEAMSTDIERVLHERGIPDVTVRRVLAPAWTTDDITDEGRRKLREFGIAPPRAVREDQGPVTVALGPTRTAADAAAATLLGAPEAGDAPLRCPHCGSTDTELLSRFSSTACKALRRCLDCREPFDHFKEL